In Gemmobacter sp. 24YEA27, a genomic segment contains:
- a CDS encoding ABC transporter ATP-binding protein, which produces MTPLPKAGPARAVLSARGLGKTFAGFTAVNNVDLDVEHARIHALIGPNGAGKTTVFNLLTKFLRPTSGTITLMGEDITAMTPDRVARMGMVRSFQISAVFPHLTVLENIRTALQRPNGLATQFWLPMKALDRLTPRATELVEQFGLTPWINHRATDLSYGRKRVLEIATTLALDPKLLLLDEPLAGMGQEDVQMVAGVIRELGKSRAVLMVEHNLSVVADICDQVTVLQRGEVIASGNYASVAADPRVRSAYMGTEEP; this is translated from the coding sequence ATGACCCCGTTACCCAAGGCCGGGCCCGCCCGCGCCGTTCTTTCCGCGCGCGGGCTGGGCAAGACATTTGCCGGTTTCACCGCCGTCAACAATGTCGATCTTGATGTGGAACATGCGCGGATCCATGCGCTGATCGGGCCAAATGGCGCGGGCAAGACAACAGTTTTCAATCTGCTGACCAAGTTTCTGCGCCCGACCTCTGGCACGATCACGCTGATGGGCGAGGATATCACCGCGATGACCCCTGACCGCGTGGCACGGATGGGGATGGTGCGGTCGTTCCAGATCTCGGCAGTGTTTCCGCATCTGACGGTGCTGGAAAACATCCGCACCGCGTTGCAGCGCCCCAATGGGCTGGCCACGCAATTCTGGCTGCCGATGAAGGCGCTGGACCGGCTGACCCCGCGCGCAACCGAGCTGGTTGAACAATTCGGCCTGACGCCCTGGATCAACCACCGCGCAACCGATCTGTCCTATGGCCGCAAACGCGTGCTGGAAATCGCAACCACGCTGGCGCTGGACCCAAAGCTTTTGCTGCTGGATGAGCCGCTGGCGGGCATGGGGCAGGAGGATGTGCAGATGGTTGCGGGTGTAATCCGCGAGTTGGGCAAATCCCGCGCCGTGCTGATGGTGGAACACAACCTCTCGGTCGTGGCGGATATCTGTGACCAGGTCACCGTTTTGCAGCGCGGCGAGGTCATCGCATCCGGCAATTACGCAAGCGTCGCCGCCGACCCCCGCGTCCGCAGCGCCTATATGGGCACGGAGGAACCATGA
- a CDS encoding branched-chain amino acid ABC transporter permease: MIMVFGIPLQALMSQLLVGLINGSFYALLSLGLAVIFGLLRVINFAHGAQYMLGAFTTLLLLTLLGVNYWFALILAPLIVGLSGVLVERLFLRRLYELDHLHGLLFTFGLALALEGVFRWFFGVSGSPYPVPELLKGTVNLGFMMLPIYRAWVVVASLVMCLAVWLVIERTKLGSYLRAATENPQLVQAFGVNVPLLLTLTYGLGAGLAGFAGVLAAPIYQISPLMGSHLIIVVFAVVVVGGMGSILGAIFTGYLLGIAEALTKVFYPEASSTVIFVIMAIILLVRPAGLFGKEA; the protein is encoded by the coding sequence ATGATCATGGTTTTCGGTATCCCCCTCCAGGCACTGATGAGTCAGCTGCTGGTCGGGTTGATCAACGGCTCTTTCTACGCGCTTCTCAGCCTTGGCCTCGCGGTGATCTTCGGCCTGCTCAGGGTGATCAACTTTGCCCATGGCGCGCAATATATGCTGGGCGCGTTCACCACGCTTTTGCTGCTGACGCTGCTGGGGGTGAATTACTGGTTTGCACTGATCCTTGCGCCGCTGATCGTGGGGCTGAGCGGCGTGCTCGTTGAGCGGTTGTTCCTGCGCCGCCTTTACGAGCTTGACCACCTGCATGGGCTTTTGTTCACCTTCGGCCTCGCGCTGGCGCTGGAAGGGGTGTTTCGCTGGTTCTTCGGCGTCTCGGGCTCGCCCTATCCGGTGCCGGAGCTGCTGAAGGGCACGGTCAATCTTGGGTTCATGATGCTGCCGATCTACCGCGCCTGGGTGGTGGTGGCTTCGCTGGTGATGTGCCTTGCGGTCTGGCTGGTGATCGAGCGCACGAAACTGGGGTCCTACCTGCGCGCCGCGACCGAAAACCCGCAGCTGGTGCAGGCTTTTGGGGTGAATGTGCCGCTTTTGCTGACGCTGACTTACGGGCTGGGCGCTGGGCTTGCAGGTTTTGCCGGTGTGCTGGCGGCGCCGATCTACCAGATCTCGCCTTTGATGGGGTCGCATCTGATCATCGTCGTCTTCGCCGTGGTCGTGGTGGGCGGCATGGGGTCAATCCTTGGCGCGATCTTCACCGGCTATCTCCTGGGCATCGCCGAGGCGCTGACCAAGGTCTTCTACCCCGAAGCGTCGAGCACCGTCATTTTCGTGATCATGGCGATCATTCTTCTGGTCCGGCCTGCCGGTCTGTTCGGAAAGGAGGCCTGA
- a CDS encoding ABC transporter ATP-binding protein, translated as MTTCLEVKDLEAWYGESHVLHGVSLTVKAGETLCILGRNGMGKTTTLRAIMGILKKRTGSIRLGDTDLMTVPLHRVAKAGLGFVPEERGIFSALSVEENLMLPPMVAPGGMSLDEIYDLFPNLLERRRSQGTRLSGGEQQMLAIARILRTGATCILLDEPTEGLAPVIIERIGDVLKTLKSRGLTIVLVEQNFRFAQKVADRFCLMDHGRITEDFPVAELAQHREALARVLGV; from the coding sequence ATGACCACCTGTCTCGAGGTAAAGGATCTGGAGGCCTGGTATGGCGAAAGCCATGTCCTCCATGGTGTCAGTCTGACGGTGAAGGCGGGGGAAACCCTCTGCATTCTTGGCCGCAATGGCATGGGCAAGACCACGACTTTGCGCGCCATTATGGGCATCCTGAAAAAGCGCACTGGCAGCATCCGGCTGGGCGACACCGATCTGATGACGGTGCCTTTGCACCGGGTCGCGAAAGCGGGGCTTGGTTTTGTGCCCGAAGAGCGCGGCATTTTTTCGGCGCTGAGCGTCGAGGAAAACCTGATGCTGCCGCCGATGGTGGCGCCGGGCGGCATGAGCCTTGACGAGATCTATGATCTCTTCCCGAACCTTTTGGAACGCAGGCGTTCGCAGGGCACGCGGCTTTCGGGGGGCGAGCAGCAGATGCTGGCAATCGCCCGCATCCTGCGCACCGGCGCCACCTGTATCCTGCTGGACGAGCCGACCGAGGGGCTTGCCCCCGTCATCATCGAACGGATCGGCGATGTGCTGAAAACGCTGAAATCGCGCGGGCTGACCATTGTGCTCGTCGAGCAGAACTTCCGTTTCGCCCAGAAGGTCGCCGACCGTTTCTGCCTGATGGATCACGGCCGCATCACCGAAGACTTCCCGGTGGCCGAGCTGGCACAGCATCGCGAGGCCCTGGCCCGCGTGCTGGGCGTGTAA
- a CDS encoding hydroxymethylglutaryl-CoA lyase, which yields MTQKSGKAVRIYEVGPRDGLQNEPGFVPTATKIALIDMLSQTGLTHIEAASFVSPRWVPQMADAGAVMAGIAPAPGVIYAALTPNLRGMEAALAAGVREVAIFASASESFSQRNINCSIAESLARFAPVAALAQEAGVALRGYVSCITHCPYEGDVRPGAALSVSEALFSLGCYEVSLGDTLGRAVPQDIDRLLAVLLLRLDPARLAGHFHDTGGQAIANVDVALAAGLRVFDSSIAGLGGCPYAPGAKGNVSTTLLARHLESAGWVTGLDLTALARAEEYIRLKLKEGAGS from the coding sequence ATGACCCAAAAGTCGGGAAAAGCGGTCCGCATCTACGAGGTCGGGCCGAGGGATGGCTTGCAAAATGAGCCGGGTTTCGTGCCGACCGCGACAAAAATCGCGCTGATCGATATGCTTTCGCAGACCGGCCTGACCCATATCGAGGCGGCGAGTTTCGTCTCGCCCCGCTGGGTGCCGCAAATGGCGGATGCGGGTGCGGTGATGGCGGGGATCGCGCCCGCGCCCGGCGTCATCTATGCCGCCCTGACCCCGAACCTGCGCGGGATGGAGGCTGCGCTGGCCGCCGGTGTCCGCGAAGTCGCGATCTTCGCCTCGGCGTCCGAGAGCTTTTCGCAGCGCAATATCAACTGTTCGATTGCCGAGAGCCTTGCGCGGTTCGCGCCGGTCGCGGCCCTGGCGCAAGAGGCCGGGGTCGCGCTGCGCGGCTATGTGAGCTGCATCACCCATTGCCCCTATGAGGGGGACGTGCGCCCCGGAGCGGCGCTGTCGGTAAGCGAAGCGCTGTTCAGCCTTGGCTGCTATGAGGTCTCACTGGGCGACACTTTGGGCCGCGCGGTGCCTCAGGATATCGACCGGCTGCTGGCAGTGCTGCTGCTCCGGCTGGATCCGGCACGGCTTGCCGGGCATTTCCACGATACCGGCGGACAGGCCATTGCCAATGTCGATGTGGCGCTGGCGGCGGGGCTCAGGGTGTTTGACAGCTCGATCGCGGGGCTGGGCGGTTGCCCCTATGCGCCGGGTGCCAAAGGGAATGTCTCGACCACCCTGCTGGCGCGGCATCTGGAAAGCGCGGGCTGGGTGACCGGCCTGGATCTGACGGCGCTGGCACGCGCCGAAGAGTACATTCGTCTCAAACTGAAAGAGGGGGCTGGTTCATGA
- a CDS encoding branched-chain amino acid ABC transporter permease — MSHPTSAAGAVSDEVRPIRQAITIRRLLLIALVALLLVAPLLVYPLFMMKFLCFALFAAAFNLLLGYTGLLSFGHAAFFGGAAYFTAHAMKEWGLTPELGLLVGVIGAAALGLLFGLLAIRRQGIYFAMITLALSQMFYFFCIQAPFTHGEDGIQSVPRGNVFGLISLSDTMTMYYFVLAVFLIGMAVIWRFVHSPFGMVLKSIRENEQRAVSLGLSVARYKLGAFVMSAALAGLAGGLKALVFQFATLTDVTWQMSGEVILMNLLGGIGTILGPVAGAGLIVALGNGLATSDFPVTIITGVVFMACVLLFRRGILGQFYSSKLGRMLGFTPPG; from the coding sequence ATGTCCCATCCCACATCCGCCGCCGGGGCTGTTTCTGACGAGGTCAGGCCGATCCGCCAGGCCATCACCATCCGCCGCCTTTTGCTGATCGCGCTGGTCGCCCTGCTGCTGGTGGCGCCCTTGCTGGTCTACCCGCTGTTCATGATGAAGTTCCTGTGCTTTGCGCTTTTCGCGGCGGCCTTCAACCTGCTCCTCGGCTATACCGGCCTCCTCAGCTTTGGCCATGCGGCGTTTTTCGGTGGCGCGGCCTATTTCACCGCCCATGCGATGAAGGAATGGGGGCTGACGCCTGAACTTGGCCTCTTGGTCGGTGTCATCGGTGCGGCGGCGCTCGGGCTTTTGTTCGGCCTCCTCGCGATCCGCCGCCAGGGGATATATTTCGCGATGATCACGCTGGCGCTGTCGCAGATGTTCTACTTCTTCTGCATCCAGGCGCCGTTCACCCATGGCGAGGATGGCATTCAATCGGTGCCGCGCGGCAATGTCTTTGGGCTGATCAGCCTTTCGGACACGATGACCATGTATTATTTCGTGCTGGCGGTCTTCCTGATCGGCATGGCGGTGATCTGGCGGTTCGTGCATTCGCCCTTTGGGATGGTGCTGAAATCCATTCGCGAGAATGAGCAGCGTGCGGTCTCGCTGGGTCTCTCAGTCGCGCGCTACAAGCTGGGCGCTTTCGTGATGTCAGCGGCGCTGGCGGGGCTTGCGGGCGGGCTGAAGGCGCTCGTGTTCCAGTTTGCGACGCTGACAGATGTGACCTGGCAAATGTCGGGCGAGGTGATCCTGATGAACCTTCTGGGCGGGATCGGCACCATTCTCGGGCCGGTGGCCGGGGCCGGGCTGATCGTGGCGCTTGGAAATGGGCTGGCGACCTCGGACTTCCCGGTCACCATCATCACCGGGGTCGTGTTCATGGCCTGCGTCCTGTTGTTCCGCCGCGGAATCCTTGGGCAGTTCTACAGCTCGAAGCTGGGGCGGATGCTCGGTTTCACCCCGCCGGGCTGA
- a CDS encoding MFS transporter: MTKASPRPLSSPSMTGFSQTGETLPGPMRRYAVLAALYIAQGVPSYVVAAAVPPILRENGVSKEAIGMLALIMLPLALKFLWAPWIERFNPLRALGPRRGWIVPMQLATALCIFALALIAPTNIPALFVIGLTLALTTSTQDIATDGYAVLTLAPQERATGNAIQGGAVAASVLIGGTASLLIYQHFGWQVTMIIMGFVTLLPLIILPWMYEDQVRPAPRHRPSIRAFLARPEALSVLGLALFYRASEGLVKAMEGAYLVDAGMPLDWIGYLSGAAAASVGLGGAALAAILVKGRGAHQTLVLLGSLRSLCFAIFTLHAFGVLGGLYPVGAAAVFQTLIRYMEIVALYSLFMQVCSSDQPGTDFTLLACAQMIVYQFGGVASGFIAAKLGYGGLFLIATLISMAATAGTRWHGTRSAHVSVRT, encoded by the coding sequence ATGACCAAAGCATCGCCGAGGCCGCTTTCCTCGCCCTCCATGACCGGCTTTTCGCAGACAGGTGAGACCCTGCCCGGCCCGATGCGCCGCTATGCGGTTCTGGCCGCGCTGTATATCGCGCAGGGGGTGCCGTCCTATGTTGTCGCTGCCGCCGTGCCGCCGATCCTGCGCGAAAACGGGGTGTCGAAAGAAGCGATCGGGATGCTGGCGCTGATCATGCTGCCTTTGGCGCTGAAATTCCTCTGGGCGCCCTGGATCGAACGCTTCAATCCGCTGCGCGCCCTTGGGCCAAGGCGGGGCTGGATCGTGCCGATGCAGCTTGCCACCGCCTTGTGTATCTTCGCCCTCGCGCTGATCGCGCCGACCAATATCCCGGCGCTGTTTGTCATCGGCCTCACGCTGGCGCTGACAACATCGACCCAGGACATCGCCACCGATGGCTATGCGGTGCTGACCCTGGCACCACAGGAACGCGCCACCGGCAATGCGATCCAGGGCGGCGCGGTTGCCGCATCGGTTCTGATCGGCGGCACGGCCAGCCTGTTGATCTACCAGCATTTCGGCTGGCAGGTGACCATGATCATCATGGGCTTTGTCACGCTTCTGCCGCTGATCATCCTGCCATGGATGTATGAGGATCAGGTCCGCCCGGCCCCACGCCACCGGCCCTCGATCCGGGCCTTCCTCGCCCGCCCCGAAGCGCTCAGCGTCCTCGGCCTTGCGCTCTTCTACCGCGCCTCGGAAGGGCTCGTGAAAGCGATGGAAGGTGCCTATCTCGTCGATGCCGGAATGCCGCTTGACTGGATCGGCTATCTCTCGGGCGCGGCCGCGGCGAGTGTGGGCCTGGGTGGCGCGGCCCTTGCGGCGATCCTGGTAAAGGGCCGCGGCGCACATCAGACGCTGGTGCTTTTGGGCAGCCTGCGCAGCCTGTGTTTTGCAATTTTCACGCTGCATGCCTTCGGCGTTCTCGGAGGCCTCTACCCGGTCGGAGCAGCGGCAGTGTTCCAGACCCTGATCCGCTATATGGAAATCGTGGCGCTTTATTCGCTGTTCATGCAGGTCTGTTCCTCGGACCAGCCCGGAACCGATTTCACCCTGCTCGCCTGTGCGCAAATGATCGTCTATCAGTTTGGCGGCGTTGCCTCGGGCTTTATCGCTGCAAAGCTCGGCTATGGTGGCCTTTTCCTGATCGCCACGCTGATCTCGATGGCCGCAACCGCCGGAACGCGCTGGCATGGGACCAGAAGCGCCCATGTAAGCGTCAGGACCTGA